Genomic DNA from Chrysiogenia bacterium:
CACGCGCACCGCGCGGGCCATCTGGTCCGAGGCCGCCGACGTCACCCGCGACGAAGTGCTCCGCCCGCTCTGCGAGGGCGCGGGCCTCGCCTGGGATGAGTGCCGCGAAGCACTAAAGAGCGAAGCGCTCCTCCAGCGCTGCGAGCAGAACGTCGAACGCCTTCGCGCCTACGGCCAGTGGGGCGTCCCCACCTTTGTGTTCAGGGGCGAGCCCTTCTGGGGGCAGGACCGCATCGAAGACCTTGAACGTGTCCTCGAAGACGCCGGCGTGGCGCGAAAGTAATCCCTACTCGGCATGTTCATCCCTCGCAGCGTAGCCGCCGCGCCCGGCACCGTTGTCACTCGAGCGGATCTCTTCGAGTTTTCGAATCAGCGTCGAGCGCGCAATCCCCAGGGTGCGCGCCGCGCGGGTCTTGTTGCCGTCGCTGATGGCGAGCACCCGCAGGATGTGTTCGTTTTCCGCCTCGGCCAGCGTGAGCGGCCGGGCATCTTCGTTGCTGATTGAGTCCATTCCCATCTCCTCGTCGGACCCGTAGCGGGCCGGTTCTTCCTCGATTTGCTCGACGCCCTCGCGGCGAAGCGAGCCGAGCGCTGCTGGCGCAATGACGCCGGGACCGTGTTCGAGCAGGGCTTCCTCGACGTGCATGCGCAGCTCGCGGATGTTTCCCGGAAGCGGCACTTCCGAGAGGAGCTGCAGTGACTCGGGCGAGAGGCTGGCCACAAATCCAAGGCGCCGCGCCTGCGCCGCGCAGAAATGCGCAGCCAGCGCAGCAACATCCGTGCTGCGCTGGCGAAGCGGTGGGACCTGGATGCTGGTGCCACTCAGGCGAAGGAAGAGATCCCTGCGAAACTGGCCGTGCACGACGCGGCGCTCGATGGCTGGCCCAACGGTCGCGAGCACCCGTACCTCGCTCTGCTCCTGGCGCATCCCGCCGGCCCGCCGGTAAGTGCCGGTTTCGAGAAAACGCAGCAGCGCGCTCTGCACGTGCAGCGGCAGAAACTCGGCGTGGCAGAGAATGAGCGTTCCGCCGTGGAGTGCCGAGAGCACGCCCTCGACGGACTGCCCCTGCATCGTGCCGCCGAAGATTTCGGCGCGGGCGTCGCGATCGGGGATCTCGTCGGCGTTGAGGCTCAGCACCGGCGCATCGGCCCAGGGCGAGCCCGTAATCAGAGCGCGTGCCAGCGTGCGCTTGCCCGTACCGGGCTCGCCCTGAAAGAGCACGCTGCTCTCGCTGCCTCGCAGCCGCGCCATCCGCTCGCCGATCTGCTGCAGGGCCACCGACGGCAATTCAATGATCTCTTTTCCCTCACTCATCGTTTCGAACCTCCCATGTTGCGTCACGGGAATCGTGCAGGCGGCCCGAAATCGGACGGCCGGTCCGAGATTCGGCCGGCTTTGCGTCCGGAATCGCTCCGGGCGACCGGCTGCCGGTCACCCGGCATCGGTCGTCTGGAGCAGCTTCTGTGCGATTTCGGGTCACCTGCGCGCCTTCCCGTGAGACTGCTGTGAATCT
This window encodes:
- a CDS encoding sigma-54-dependent Fis family transcriptional regulator, producing the protein MSEGKEIIELPSVALQQIGERMARLRGSESSVLFQGEPGTGKRTLARALITGSPWADAPVLSLNADEIPDRDARAEIFGGTMQGQSVEGVLSALHGGTLILCHAEFLPLHVQSALLRFLETGTYRRAGGMRQEQSEVRVLATVGPAIERRVVHGQFRRDLFLRLSGTSIQVPPLRQRSTDVAALAAHFCAAQARRLGFVASLSPESLQLLSEVPLPGNIRELRMHVEEALLEHGPGVIAPAALGSLRREGVEQIEEEPARYGSDEEMGMDSISNEDARPLTLAEAENEHILRVLAISDGNKTRAARTLGIARSTLIRKLEEIRSSDNGAGRGGYAARDEHAE